In one window of Chryseobacterium sp. JV274 DNA:
- a CDS encoding NADPH-dependent FMN reductase: protein MKILAFAGSTSSTSINRELVKFVLKDFQEDEINLIDLNNFTMPVFSVDLEKKGFPDEAHHFLKVIDECDVIICSLAEHNRSYSSAFKNVFDWSSRINVKVFQNKPMFLMSTSPGGYGGGNVMNTAKTFFPQFAADIKETFSLPKFYENFDMESGVINPDMLNDLKGKIQNFKNQVKTND from the coding sequence ATGAAAATATTAGCATTTGCCGGAAGTACGTCTTCCACTTCTATCAACAGGGAACTGGTAAAGTTTGTTCTGAAAGATTTTCAGGAAGATGAAATCAATTTGATCGACCTCAACAATTTCACTATGCCTGTATTCTCTGTAGACCTTGAAAAGAAAGGTTTTCCGGATGAAGCCCATCATTTTTTAAAAGTTATTGATGAATGTGATGTGATCATCTGCTCTCTTGCGGAACACAACCGTTCTTACAGCTCAGCTTTTAAAAATGTTTTTGACTGGTCTTCCAGAATTAATGTAAAAGTATTTCAGAATAAACCAATGTTTTTGATGAGCACTTCTCCGGGAGGCTATGGCGGAGGAAATGTAATGAATACGGCAAAAACATTTTTCCCACAGTTTGCAGCAGATATCAAGGAAACTTTTTCATTGCCTAAGTTTTATGAAAATTTTGATATGGAAAGCGGAGTCATCAATCCGGATATGCTGAATGATCTGAAAGGTAAAATACAAAACTTTAAAAATCAGGTTAAAACCAATGACTAA
- a CDS encoding pirin family protein: MATKKIEIVVSPRPAHFVGDGFRVHNFIPGVSGLDMKRMDPFIMLDYNSKFHFNGSDRPRGVGVHPHRGFETVTIAYSGKVEHHDSAGGGGVIGEGDVQWMTAAKGVLHKEYHETTWAKEGGIFQMVQLWVNLPAKDKMSCPKYQAIENSKMERVDLGENGFVEIIAGEYDGHKGPASTFTPVHMMNAKLKAGGKADFNFPAHFNTAALVIEGNITVNGEETVKSDHFALFKNEGETFTIEAKEDAVVLIISGEPINEPIYPHGPFVMNSREEIMQAFEDFNTGKFGYLED, translated from the coding sequence ATGGCAACTAAAAAAATAGAAATCGTAGTATCTCCGAGACCTGCACACTTTGTAGGCGATGGATTCAGGGTTCATAATTTTATTCCGGGAGTATCCGGATTAGATATGAAAAGAATGGACCCGTTTATTATGCTTGATTACAATTCAAAATTTCATTTCAATGGTTCCGACAGACCAAGAGGAGTGGGAGTTCATCCGCACAGAGGTTTTGAAACAGTAACAATAGCGTATAGCGGAAAAGTAGAACACCATGACAGTGCTGGCGGCGGCGGTGTTATAGGAGAAGGTGACGTTCAGTGGATGACCGCAGCAAAAGGAGTTCTTCATAAAGAGTACCATGAAACAACATGGGCAAAAGAAGGAGGAATTTTTCAGATGGTTCAGCTTTGGGTAAATCTTCCGGCAAAAGATAAAATGAGCTGCCCGAAATATCAGGCTATCGAAAATTCTAAAATGGAAAGAGTAGATTTAGGTGAAAATGGTTTTGTAGAAATAATTGCCGGCGAATATGACGGTCATAAAGGTCCTGCAAGTACTTTCACACCGGTTCATATGATGAATGCCAAACTTAAAGCAGGTGGAAAAGCTGATTTTAATTTTCCGGCTCATTTCAATACTGCAGCTTTGGTTATTGAAGGAAACATTACCGTCAACGGTGAAGAAACCGTGAAGTCTGATCATTTTGCATTATTTAAAAATGAAGGTGAAACTTTCACTATTGAAGCAAAAGAAGATGCTGTTGTTTTAATTATCAGTGGTGAGCCTATTAATGAACCGATCTACCCTCATGGCCCTTTTGTAATGAATTCCAGAGAGGAAATCATGCAGGCTTTTGAGGATTTCAACACCGGGAAATTCGGATATCTTGAAGATTAA
- a CDS encoding (4Fe-4S)-binding protein → METHEYPNGNITVIWQPQKCIHSAVCVKLLPKVYNPKERPWIKAENASPEELKTQIDQCPSGALSYKFNTEK, encoded by the coding sequence ATGGAAACACACGAATATCCCAACGGTAACATCACCGTCATCTGGCAGCCTCAAAAGTGTATCCACTCGGCTGTATGCGTAAAATTGCTTCCCAAAGTCTACAATCCTAAAGAAAGACCCTGGATAAAAGCAGAGAATGCAAGCCCGGAAGAACTTAAAACACAGATAGACCAATGCCCTTCAGGCGCATTAAGTTATAAATTCAATACAGAAAAATAA
- a CDS encoding pirin family protein translates to MSNIGLIIEEKAADIGNFLVGRLLPFREKRAVGPFVFIDHMGPSELKDYQNLDVPPHPHIGLSTLTYLLEGSIFHRDSIGSALEIKPGAVNWMTAGKGVVHSERTPEYLRHTDKRLHGFQIWVGLPKHLEQSEPTFHHIEADEIPVWEEDGIQYKLIAGEAFGRTSPVPVHSKLFFIEIKTKEAKKISIGKDLYGEAAMYVLDGTVTTEGNSYGSKQLMIAKDTKLCEFDMSENGTVYLFGGEPFDEERFIFWNFVNSDKELLDQAKVNWNDQNHEAFPLVPGDENEYVPLPKAILNRK, encoded by the coding sequence ATGTCAAATATTGGACTTATCATTGAAGAAAAAGCAGCAGATATCGGAAATTTTCTGGTAGGAAGGCTTCTGCCTTTCCGTGAGAAAAGAGCGGTTGGCCCTTTTGTTTTTATAGATCACATGGGACCTTCAGAATTGAAGGATTATCAGAACCTTGATGTTCCCCCTCATCCCCATATCGGATTATCTACATTAACGTATCTGCTGGAAGGTTCTATTTTCCACAGAGACAGTATTGGAAGTGCTCTTGAAATAAAACCGGGTGCTGTCAACTGGATGACTGCCGGAAAAGGAGTTGTACATTCGGAAAGAACCCCTGAATATTTAAGACACACCGATAAAAGACTTCATGGATTCCAGATCTGGGTGGGACTTCCGAAACATCTTGAACAGTCTGAGCCTACATTTCATCATATTGAAGCTGATGAGATTCCGGTGTGGGAAGAAGATGGTATTCAGTATAAACTAATTGCTGGTGAAGCATTTGGCAGAACATCTCCGGTTCCTGTACACAGCAAGTTATTTTTCATCGAAATAAAAACAAAAGAGGCTAAAAAAATAAGCATCGGAAAAGATCTTTACGGAGAAGCTGCAATGTATGTTCTGGATGGAACGGTTACCACAGAAGGAAATTCTTATGGTTCAAAACAGCTGATGATCGCTAAAGATACCAAGCTTTGCGAGTTTGATATGAGCGAAAACGGAACAGTTTATCTTTTCGGAGGTGAGCCATTCGATGAAGAACGTTTTATATTCTGGAATTTTGTTAACTCTGATAAGGAATTACTTGATCAGGCAAAAGTAAACTGGAATGACCAGAATCACGAAGCTTTTCCTTTGGTTCCGGGAGATGAAAATGAATACGTTCCGCTTCCAAAGGCTATTTTAAACAGAAAATAA
- a CDS encoding GNAT family N-acetyltransferase, translated as MKPEFENIPLVKAEKRFEIEFNGHYAFIDYRETTHQIALVHTEADPELAGTGAAAAVVEKTLNYIEESGKKLLPFCPYVFAFIKKHSEWKRIVDEKFEGYDKL; from the coding sequence ATGAAACCAGAATTTGAAAATATACCTCTTGTAAAAGCGGAAAAAAGATTTGAAATAGAATTCAACGGGCATTATGCATTTATAGATTACCGTGAGACAACACACCAGATTGCTTTGGTACACACTGAAGCAGATCCTGAACTGGCAGGAACAGGTGCAGCAGCAGCTGTGGTAGAGAAAACGCTCAATTATATCGAAGAAAGCGGGAAAAAGCTTCTTCCCTTCTGTCCTTACGTTTTCGCTTTTATCAAGAAACATTCTGAATGGAAACGTATCGTGGATGAGAAATTTGAAGGATATGACAAACTTTAA
- a CDS encoding GNAT family N-acetyltransferase, with product MIEVKQNNDEKHGSFEAFIDGSSAGVMTYTWAGEERFIIDHTEVEEAYNGKGVGKEMLLAAVDFARKNGKKIIPLCPFAKASFQKSEELQDVLVN from the coding sequence ATGATCGAAGTAAAACAAAACAACGACGAGAAACACGGAAGTTTTGAAGCTTTCATAGATGGAAGTAGCGCAGGAGTGATGACATATACCTGGGCGGGAGAAGAAAGATTTATTATAGACCACACCGAGGTGGAAGAAGCCTACAACGGAAAAGGTGTAGGTAAGGAAATGCTACTGGCTGCAGTGGATTTTGCCAGAAAAAATGGGAAAAAGATTATTCCCCTCTGCCCTTTTGCTAAGGCAAGTTTCCAGAAAAGTGAGGAACTTCAGGATGTTTTAGTGAATTAG
- a CDS encoding sodium:solute symporter, which translates to MNSGTILLLFVFIYFIGLLVISYFTSRNSDNQSFFIGNKKSKWWLVAFGMIGTSLSGVTFISVPGTVGKMTGSEYIYGGFEYYMMVIGFFIGYFIVAAILLPLYYKMNLTSIYTYLGKRFNVEAHKIGSIFFIISRAIGATARLYLVVNVLQIFLLEGLGVPFWVTSLILLLMVLLYTFEGGVKTIVITDTLQTSFMIISLVACIVYILSNLNLSFGEAYTILEQKNYTHFINFDPNSKTFFLKTILGGIFITIAMTGLDQEMMQKNISVDNLKNSKKNMLTFAGTLLIVNLAFLFLGGLLYLFALQHGAEYGTLNSETVTNIFGFKDSAGNIKNIMGDDLFPALSLQGHFPMMISVIFIIGLISALFPSADGALTAVTSSYCVDLLNLNEDKTKTEKEKKRLRMKVHLIFTVVFFILIMVFKSLNDKSIVYLIMEIAGYTYGPLLGLFAFGIFTKFQISRKYSILAVTILAPVLTYLINLAVTTYTDYKIGVELIVLNGLLTFIGLWLVKNKNYLKVV; encoded by the coding sequence ATGAATTCAGGAACTATCCTTTTGCTATTTGTTTTCATCTATTTTATCGGCCTTTTGGTGATTTCTTATTTCACCAGCCGGAATTCTGATAACCAGTCATTTTTTATCGGTAATAAAAAGAGTAAATGGTGGCTCGTTGCATTCGGAATGATAGGAACCAGCTTAAGCGGAGTTACTTTTATTTCCGTTCCGGGAACTGTAGGAAAAATGACCGGCTCCGAATATATTTACGGAGGTTTTGAGTACTATATGATGGTCATCGGATTTTTCATCGGATATTTTATCGTTGCAGCCATATTGCTTCCGCTTTATTATAAGATGAACCTCACCTCTATTTATACCTATCTGGGGAAAAGATTCAATGTAGAAGCTCATAAAATAGGTTCTATCTTCTTTATTATTTCAAGAGCAATTGGTGCTACGGCAAGATTATATCTGGTCGTCAATGTTTTACAGATATTCTTACTGGAAGGACTGGGAGTTCCATTTTGGGTAACTTCTCTTATTCTTTTGCTGATGGTCCTTCTGTACACTTTTGAAGGAGGTGTAAAGACAATTGTCATTACGGATACCCTGCAGACTTCTTTTATGATCATCAGCCTTGTAGCATGTATCGTTTATATTTTATCAAATCTGAATTTATCATTTGGGGAAGCATATACTATTCTGGAACAGAAAAACTACACCCATTTCATCAATTTTGATCCTAATTCCAAAACCTTTTTCCTGAAAACAATTTTAGGCGGAATTTTTATTACGATTGCAATGACTGGGCTGGATCAGGAAATGATGCAGAAAAATATCTCTGTAGACAATCTTAAGAATTCAAAGAAAAACATGCTGACCTTTGCAGGAACACTTCTTATCGTGAACCTTGCATTTTTATTCCTGGGAGGACTGCTTTATCTTTTTGCATTACAGCACGGAGCAGAATATGGAACTCTGAACTCTGAAACAGTGACGAATATTTTCGGATTTAAAGATAGTGCCGGAAATATTAAAAATATAATGGGAGACGACCTTTTCCCGGCTTTATCACTTCAGGGGCATTTCCCAATGATGATTTCCGTTATTTTCATTATCGGATTGATCTCAGCGTTGTTCCCTTCTGCAGATGGTGCTTTAACGGCTGTAACCAGTTCGTATTGTGTAGATTTATTAAACCTTAATGAAGATAAAACCAAAACTGAAAAAGAAAAGAAACGTCTTCGTATGAAAGTGCATTTGATTTTCACCGTAGTTTTCTTTATTCTGATCATGGTTTTCAAATCATTGAATGACAAATCTATTGTTTACCTGATCATGGAAATTGCAGGATATACCTACGGACCGCTTTTAGGCCTTTTTGCTTTTGGAATTTTCACAAAGTTTCAGATCTCCAGAAAATATTCCATCCTTGCAGTAACTATTTTAGCACCTGTACTTACCTATTTGATCAATCTTGCTGTTACCACTTATACCGATTACAAAATTGGTGTGGAACTGATTGTTCTTAACGGACTGCTGACCTTTATCGGTCTTTGGCTGGTAAAAAACAAAAACTATTTAAAAGTCGTTTAA
- a CDS encoding TMEM175 family protein produces MTKGRLEAFSDGVLAIIITIMVLELKVPEGNSWASLKPLLPKFLAYIFSFIYVGIYWNNHHHLFQTVKKVNGSILWANLHLLFWLSLMPVATEWIGTTGFAKNPVAVYGIGLIMAAIAYTIMEHVIIRCEGEDSKLKEAIHSKYKEYISIIFYVLGIATSFFYPYIAIGFYYLVALIWLIPDRRIEKSLKEN; encoded by the coding sequence ATGACTAAAGGAAGATTAGAGGCCTTCAGTGACGGTGTCCTTGCTATTATTATCACCATTATGGTACTTGAACTGAAAGTACCGGAAGGAAATAGCTGGGCCAGTCTCAAACCTCTCCTTCCTAAGTTCCTGGCTTATATTTTCAGTTTTATTTATGTAGGAATCTACTGGAACAATCATCATCACTTGTTTCAGACGGTAAAAAAAGTAAATGGCAGCATTCTTTGGGCCAATCTCCACCTGCTGTTCTGGCTTTCTCTGATGCCTGTTGCTACAGAATGGATCGGAACCACCGGTTTTGCTAAAAATCCTGTTGCAGTATACGGGATCGGACTCATTATGGCGGCAATTGCCTATACCATTATGGAGCATGTCATTATCCGGTGCGAAGGGGAAGATTCAAAGCTGAAAGAGGCCATCCATTCGAAATATAAAGAATATATCTCTATTATTTTTTATGTTCTTGGCATCGCTACTTCGTTTTTTTATCCTTATATTGCCATAGGTTTTTATTATCTAGTGGCTCTTATATGGCTGATTCCGGACAGAAGAATCGAAAAATCATTAAAAGAAAATTGA
- a CDS encoding reprolysin-like metallopeptidase: protein MKIKQLFYLGIFIISISSGKAQDFFTVISERSIKADPKNRTVQPEKSLTYTLDVAGMKSYFNSVPELKDSDRKDNAPIIVLPMPDGTKAKFKIWKSSVMAPGLASQFPQIITFTGQGVDDKYATIKLDFTELGFHAQIKSVVAGDTYIDPYAKQDINNYIIYKKSDLIDKNPRSCGVKDEDDSPLGKKNAQKTVSPSVGTQIRVFRLAVACTGEYAVAATGSAAPTIAQTLSAIVTSVNRVNGVYEQEVASRLVLVDNETNVVFTNAATDPFNGNNAAGTLINESQTQIDLLIGNTNYDIGHTFSTGGGGLAGLGVICNATNKGRGITGSPNPVGDPYDIDYVAHEVGHQFGGPHTFNATTGSCGGGNRSAANAVEPGSGITIMAYAGICGSTNNLASNSIPTFHTKSFQSITAKVQSTTCQVTIPSNNFPPSVNAGGDYTIPKSTPFRLEGSATDIDNNPLTYSWEQNDVGPASDWNAPTGNAAIFRSYVPVTVPYRYFPKLTDVINGTVSKGEVRPAYARTMEFRLTVRDNNAGCAGVTNDDAIITVDGNSGPFNVTAPTTAVNWAGNSTQTITWDVANTTAFPVNCATVNIFLSTDGGLTYPTLILGSTANDGSETVTIPNVTTTQARIMVAAETNVFYNINPINFTITQTLGVNEIATNKDVFVVYPNPSKGLLNIKFTNSNEVYDMTVYDVSGKLVFTQANNKLNHDKVGTFDLSQLVKGDYLIKVKSKNIEKTIKWIKE from the coding sequence ATGAAAATTAAACAATTATTTTATCTGGGGATATTTATTATATCTATTTCCTCAGGGAAAGCACAGGACTTTTTTACCGTGATCAGTGAGAGGTCCATCAAAGCAGATCCTAAAAACAGGACTGTACAACCGGAAAAGTCATTAACCTATACATTGGATGTGGCTGGAATGAAAAGTTATTTTAATTCCGTTCCGGAATTGAAAGACAGCGACCGTAAAGATAATGCACCCATTATTGTGTTGCCAATGCCTGACGGTACGAAAGCGAAATTCAAAATCTGGAAATCTTCGGTAATGGCTCCTGGATTAGCCAGCCAGTTTCCACAGATCATTACTTTTACAGGACAGGGAGTTGATGATAAATATGCTACTATAAAGCTTGATTTTACTGAGCTTGGTTTCCATGCGCAGATAAAATCTGTGGTAGCAGGGGATACTTACATTGATCCTTATGCAAAACAGGATATTAACAATTATATTATTTATAAAAAGAGTGACTTAATTGATAAAAATCCAAGATCCTGCGGAGTAAAAGATGAGGACGATTCTCCATTGGGAAAAAAAAACGCTCAAAAAACCGTAAGCCCAAGCGTAGGAACTCAAATTAGAGTTTTTAGATTGGCTGTGGCTTGTACTGGAGAATATGCTGTAGCAGCCACTGGTTCAGCTGCTCCTACTATTGCACAGACACTTTCAGCAATTGTAACATCAGTAAACAGAGTAAATGGAGTCTATGAGCAGGAAGTTGCTTCAAGACTGGTATTGGTGGATAATGAAACAAATGTTGTTTTTACAAATGCTGCTACTGATCCTTTTAACGGGAATAATGCTGCAGGAACATTAATTAATGAAAGCCAGACTCAGATTGATTTACTGATAGGAAATACTAATTATGACATCGGACATACTTTCAGTACAGGTGGTGGTGGATTAGCCGGATTAGGAGTAATCTGCAATGCAACCAATAAAGGAAGAGGAATTACCGGTTCCCCTAACCCTGTTGGTGACCCTTACGATATTGATTATGTAGCGCATGAAGTAGGACATCAGTTTGGAGGTCCGCATACTTTTAATGCAACCACTGGAAGCTGTGGAGGAGGAAACCGAAGTGCTGCCAATGCCGTAGAGCCCGGAAGCGGAATTACGATTATGGCATATGCCGGAATTTGCGGAAGTACAAATAACTTGGCTTCTAACAGTATTCCTACTTTCCATACCAAATCATTCCAGTCTATTACAGCGAAAGTTCAGTCAACAACATGTCAGGTGACCATTCCTTCTAACAATTTTCCGCCTTCTGTAAATGCCGGAGGTGATTATACCATCCCTAAGAGTACACCGTTCAGATTAGAGGGATCTGCTACAGATATAGACAATAATCCGCTTACTTACAGCTGGGAACAGAATGATGTAGGACCAGCAAGTGATTGGAATGCCCCAACAGGGAATGCTGCTATATTCAGATCATATGTGCCTGTAACCGTTCCTTACAGATATTTCCCGAAACTTACAGACGTGATCAATGGAACGGTATCCAAAGGAGAAGTTAGACCAGCCTATGCCAGAACCATGGAGTTCAGACTGACTGTAAGAGATAATAATGCAGGTTGTGCAGGAGTTACGAATGATGATGCTATTATTACTGTTGATGGAAATTCAGGACCGTTCAATGTAACTGCACCTACTACAGCGGTAAACTGGGCAGGTAATTCTACTCAGACCATAACATGGGATGTAGCGAATACAACTGCTTTCCCTGTAAATTGTGCTACTGTAAATATTTTCCTTTCCACAGACGGAGGTCTTACGTATCCAACACTTATTTTAGGTTCCACTGCAAATGATGGCTCCGAGACCGTTACCATTCCTAATGTAACGACCACGCAGGCCAGAATTATGGTGGCAGCAGAAACGAATGTATTTTATAATATTAACCCTATTAATTTTACCATCACTCAAACACTGGGTGTGAATGAAATTGCTACAAATAAAGATGTATTCGTGGTATATCCTAATCCAAGTAAAGGGCTTCTGAATATTAAATTTACCAATTCAAATGAAGTGTATGATATGACTGTATACGATGTAAGCGGAAAATTAGTATTCACTCAGGCTAATAATAAATTGAACCATGATAAAGTAGGTACTTTTGATTTGTCTCAGTTGGTGAAAGGTGACTATCTGATTAAAGTTAAATCTAAGAATATAGAGAAAACAATCAAGTGGATTAAAGAATAA
- a CDS encoding MFS transporter codes for MTETSTPQTSIKKILPLILATAIFMQMLDSTILNTSLPSIAKDLHESPLNMQNAIISYVLTLAVFMPASGFLADRFGTKKVFIFSLVLFSLGSLFCSLSQNLTHLVISRVIQGVGGSLMTPVGKLALIKTFDKSELLKAMNFAIIPALIGPVLGPLVGGYMVDYLSWHWIFLINIPIGVLGILLGLKFMPNYKSDDVDFDLKGFLIFAAASLLLSVSLELFGDMQNITPVLLVFIMGFLFLYYYYKHAKRGGNPIFPLNLFQVRTFRVGIVGNLATRLGISSVPLLLPLMIQIAYKQSAVTSGWIIAPMALTAIFGKSSVIKILDKYGYRQTLMINTFIIGTLICLLAIPDIHTSLYWFIPIIAVLGFFNSIQFTSMNTISIADLRNFQTSSGNSLISVNQQLAIGFGIAFGLIVLKLFENTDLINGEIHNAFRLTFLTVGILTILSGFVFRRLHISDGKNMKSKED; via the coding sequence ATGACAGAAACAAGCACACCACAGACATCCATAAAGAAAATATTACCTTTGATTCTGGCTACCGCTATTTTTATGCAGATGCTGGATTCAACCATCCTGAATACTTCCCTGCCTTCTATTGCAAAAGATCTGCACGAATCTCCGCTTAATATGCAGAACGCCATTATCAGTTATGTTCTTACATTAGCTGTTTTCATGCCTGCCAGCGGATTTCTGGCAGACCGGTTCGGGACCAAAAAAGTATTTATTTTCTCGTTGGTACTGTTCAGCTTAGGTTCCTTGTTTTGTTCCTTGTCTCAGAATCTTACCCATTTGGTAATTTCAAGGGTCATCCAGGGAGTCGGAGGAAGTTTAATGACTCCTGTCGGAAAGCTGGCATTAATCAAAACATTTGATAAAAGTGAGCTCCTTAAAGCAATGAACTTTGCCATTATTCCGGCTCTTATTGGTCCTGTACTTGGTCCGTTAGTCGGAGGTTATATGGTAGATTACCTTTCATGGCACTGGATATTTCTGATCAATATCCCGATTGGTGTTTTAGGAATTCTTTTAGGATTAAAATTCATGCCCAATTACAAGTCGGATGATGTTGATTTTGATTTAAAAGGCTTTTTAATTTTTGCAGCGGCCTCCCTCCTGCTTTCCGTTTCACTGGAACTTTTTGGGGACATGCAGAATATCACTCCTGTTTTACTTGTATTCATTATGGGCTTCCTGTTTCTGTATTATTATTACAAACATGCTAAAAGAGGAGGAAATCCTATCTTCCCGTTAAACCTTTTTCAGGTGAGAACTTTTCGGGTAGGTATCGTGGGAAACCTGGCCACCAGATTAGGAATCAGTTCTGTTCCGTTATTGCTTCCCCTGATGATTCAGATTGCATATAAACAGTCAGCAGTAACTTCAGGCTGGATTATTGCTCCCATGGCTTTAACGGCAATCTTCGGGAAATCCTCAGTAATTAAAATTCTTGATAAATATGGCTATCGTCAGACTTTAATGATCAATACATTCATCATCGGAACGCTGATCTGCCTGCTCGCTATACCTGATATACATACTTCCTTATATTGGTTTATTCCCATTATCGCAGTATTAGGTTTTTTCAACTCTATACAGTTCACCTCTATGAATACCATTTCTATTGCTGACCTTCGGAATTTTCAGACCAGCAGCGGAAACTCTTTAATTTCAGTGAATCAACAGCTAGCTATCGGTTTCGGAATTGCATTCGGACTGATTGTTTTAAAGCTGTTTGAAAATACAGATCTTATTAATGGTGAAATTCACAATGCCTTTCGACTCACATTTCTCACGGTAGGAATATTGACAATTTTATCAGGATTTGTTTTCAGAAGGCTACACATTTCAGATGGAAAGAATATGAAGTCGAAGGAAGATTAA
- a CDS encoding OsmC family protein, with protein MAVTVKASLGKTKYYTEVTAGENKIITDEPIDKGGQNKGFNPMEILATSLASCTAATLRMYIERKEWDVENINVEVELENFPLTKRAVFKRDISFEGILDDEQLKRLHTIADACPVHKILTNDIEILTKFS; from the coding sequence ATGGCGGTAACGGTAAAAGCAAGTTTAGGAAAAACAAAATATTATACAGAAGTAACAGCCGGCGAAAATAAGATCATTACGGATGAACCGATTGATAAAGGCGGACAGAACAAAGGTTTTAACCCAATGGAAATTCTGGCTACGTCACTGGCAAGCTGTACAGCAGCTACCTTGAGAATGTATATTGAAAGAAAGGAATGGGACGTAGAAAACATCAATGTAGAAGTAGAGCTTGAAAATTTCCCATTAACAAAAAGAGCGGTTTTCAAAAGAGATATCAGCTTTGAAGGTATTCTGGATGATGAGCAGCTGAAAAGACTGCACACCATTGCTGATGCATGCCCAGTTCATAAAATATTAACCAACGACATAGAAATACTAACTAAATTCTCATAA